The proteins below are encoded in one region of Phaseolus vulgaris cultivar G19833 chromosome 1, P. vulgaris v2.0, whole genome shotgun sequence:
- the LOC137816091 gene encoding indole-3-acetic acid-induced protein ARG2-like, translating into MAPSFTSAKTFSSFFLHGFSNSLTRRGYAVASQNPAKGGVVSLSNKIAPTSGEDKGVSPYKVSWVPDPVSGYYKPENINEVDVAELRATLLAKSFHNSSQPNN; encoded by the exons ATGGCTCCTTCTTTCACCAGCGCCAAaactttctcttctttcttcctCCATGGATTCTCCAACTCTCTCACTAG ACGTGGGTACGCTGTGGCATCACAGAACCCAGCAAAGGGAGGAGTGGTTTCCTTAAGCAATAAGATTGCACCAACGTCAGGGGAAGACAAAGGCGTGTCTCCGTACAAGGTTTCCTGGGTTCCAGATCCTGTCTCTGGCTACTACAAACCAGAGAACATTAACGAGGTTGATGTCGCTGAATTGCGCGCCACACTTTTGGCCAAAAGTTTCCACAACTCATCTCaaccaaataattaa